From the genome of Halictus rubicundus isolate RS-2024b chromosome 2, iyHalRubi1_principal, whole genome shotgun sequence, one region includes:
- the LOC143364442 gene encoding pre-mRNA-splicing factor CWC22 homolog, which produces MEKREGQNTSDEVTERQNRTVDLITSRTGGAYIPPAKLKMMQAEITDKSGAAYQRIAWEALKKSIHGYINKVNVSNIGLITRELLKENIVRGRGLLARSIIQAQAASPTFTAVYAALTAIINSKFPNIGELILKRLVIQFKRGFRRNDKPLCISSGTFIAHLVNQRVAHEILALEILTLLVETPTDDSIEVAIAFLKECGMKLTEVTRKGIEAIFEMLRNILHEGQLDKRVQYMIEVMFQVRKDGFKDHEAVPEELDLVEEENQFTHLVTLDEATDSQDILNVFKFDAEYVTNEDKYKQLSKEILGSDVSGSESEEDDEEDSSDEDSSTAVMEGKEDVIVDNTETNLTALRRTIYLTIHSSLDFEECAHKLMKMQLKPGQETELCHMFLDCCAEMRTYEKFFGLLAGRFCAINKMYVTPFEQIFRDSYQTIHRLDTNKLRNVSKFFAHLLFTDSISWEVLSCIKLTEDDTTSSNRIFIKILFQELSEYMGLSKLNQRVKDVTLQEAFEGLFPRDDPKNTRFAINFFTSIGLGGLTDDLREHLKTHPKPAIVPIIEQKAESASNESSPSSSSTSSSSSSSSSSSSNSSSDDSDFSSEKEETKRSKKERRRKQTTKESKKKHKKKDKRKIKKPK; this is translated from the coding sequence ATGGAGAAAAGAGAAGGGCAAAATACCTCTGACGAGGTAACAGAACGACAAAATCGAACGGTTGATTTAATAACATCAAGAACTGGAGGTGCATATATTCCacctgcaaaattaaaaatgatgCAAGCAGAAATCACTGATAAATCAGGAGCTGCATATCAACGTATTGCATGGGAGGCTTTGAAGAAATCTATCCATGGTTACATTAATAAGGTTAATGTTAGTAATATAGGACTTATAACTCGAGAgcttttaaaagaaaatattgtcaGAGGTAGAGGTCTGCTCGCTCGATCTATAATTCAAGCTCAAGCAGCATCTCCAACGTTTACTGCTGTTTATGCAGCTCTTACTGCGATCATCAATTCTAAATTTCCTAACATTGGAGAATTAATATTAAAACGTCTTGTAATACAATTTAAACGTGGTTTTAGAAGGAATGATAAACCTCTTTGTATTTCCTCGGGAACATTCATAGCACATTTAGTAAATCAAAGAGTAGCTCATGAGATATTAGCATTAGAAATACTAACATTACTAGTAGAAACACCAACGGATGATTCTATTGAAGTAGCCATTGCATTTTTAAAAGAATGTGGTATGAAATTGACTGAAGTTACTAGGAAAGGTATAGAAGCTATATTCGAAATGTTACGAAACATATTACATGAAGGACAGTTAGATAAAAGGGTTCAGTACATGATAGAAGTCATGTTTCAAGTTCGAAAAGATGGGTTTAAAGATCACGAAGCAGTTCCAGAAGAGCTGGATCTCGTTGAAGAAGAAAATCAGTTTACACATTTAGTGACGCTAGACGAAGCAACTGATTCTCAGGACATATTGAatgttttcaaatttgatgCAGAGTATGTTACTAACGAAGATAAATATAAACAATTAAGTAAAGAAATATTAGGTTCAGACGTTAGTGGATCAGAAAGCGAAGAAGATGATGAAGAAGATAGTTCAGATGAAGATAGCAGCACTGCTGTAATGGAAGGGAAAGAAGACGTAATTGtagataatactgaaacaaaTTTAACAGCTCTTAGAAGAACAATATATTTGACAATTCACTCGTCTCTTGACTTTGAAGAATGTGCACACAAATTGATGAAGATGCAACTGAAACCTGGGCAGGAAACAGAACTCTGTCATATGTTCTTAGATTGCTGTGCAGAGATGAGAACATATGAAAAATTTTTTGGTCTATTAGCAGGTCGATTTTGTGCTATTAACAAGATGTATGTCACTCcatttgaacaaatttttcgagATTCATACCAAACAATACATCGTTTAGATACAAATAAGTTACGTAACGTATCAAAGTTCTTTGCTCATCTATTATTTACCGACTCTATTTCGTGGGAGGTACTGTCTTGTATAAAATTAACAGAGGACGACACAACCAGTTCTAATAGGATATTTATCAAAATCTTATTCCAAGAACTGTCAGAATACATGGGACTATCTAAGCTtaatcaacgtgttaaagatgTTACATTACAAGAAGCATTTGAAGGATTATTTCCCAGAGATGATCCAAAAAATACTCGATTTGCTATAAACTTTTTTACATCAATTGGTTTGGGTGGACTTACAGACGATTTACGAGAACATCTGAAAACTCATCCAAAACCAGCAATAGTACCTATAATAGAACAAAAAGCTGAAAGTGCATCTAATGAATCCTCCCCATCTAGTTCAAGTacatcgtcatcgtcgtcatcttcatcttcgtcaTCCAGTAATTCAAGTTCAGATGATTCTGATTTCTCCTCGGAAAAAGAGGAAACTAAAAGATCAAAGAAAGAACGAAGGAGAAAACAGACTACAAAAGAGAGCAAGAAGAAACATAAGAAAAAGGATAAACGAAAGATAAAAAAACCAAAATAG